In Mycolicibacterium phocaicum, one DNA window encodes the following:
- a CDS encoding DUF4189 domain-containing protein: MTAASVRRRSAAAAALVAAGAIAGALGAASPANAGVNRYLAIAFSPATGQWGYTQSLLDANQAKFDAVGYCLNKGGTDCRVVVWGDNECAALATSPNPFNHSLMWGTGVAQTQKEAETKARLSTSFNATVVLSFCSLGTEH; the protein is encoded by the coding sequence ATGACCGCTGCATCTGTCCGTCGCCGCTCAGCCGCCGCTGCCGCCCTCGTCGCCGCCGGGGCCATCGCCGGTGCGCTCGGCGCCGCAAGTCCGGCGAATGCGGGCGTCAACAGGTACCTCGCCATCGCGTTCTCACCGGCGACGGGCCAGTGGGGCTACACGCAGAGCCTGCTCGACGCGAACCAGGCCAAGTTCGATGCGGTCGGTTACTGCCTCAACAAGGGCGGTACCGACTGCCGCGTCGTGGTGTGGGGCGACAACGAATGCGCCGCGCTTGCAACGAGTCCCAACCCGTTCAACCACAGCCTCATGTGGGGCACCGGCGTGGCTCAGACGCAGAAGGAGGCCGAGACGAAAGCCCGGTTGTCGACGTCGTTCAACGCCACTGTCGTCCTGTCGTTCTGCTCGCTGGGGACCGAGCACTGA
- a CDS encoding helix-turn-helix transcriptional regulator, whose product MGIASHTMAGNALGEYLRLRRERVRPEDVGLVPGSRRRVPGLRREELALLAGISSDYYLRLEQGRDKNPSAQVLGALARALLLDVKATEYLYQLALPTGIRWKSAESERVAAGLDQLIEQFPMPALVVSRYQDVLAANPPACALAPGFRPGQNMLAWRLLDPAARDFFVDWDEATEVAVAGLREVNADAPDDPCLQQLVAELSSASARFRELWARGDVGYRIGVTHVRHPDVGELFLLRNRLNLPHSGGQHVITFRADPGSDSARALEKLRER is encoded by the coding sequence GTGGGCATCGCTAGTCACACCATGGCGGGCAACGCGCTTGGTGAGTACTTGCGATTGCGGCGGGAGCGGGTGCGACCCGAGGATGTCGGGTTGGTGCCGGGATCGCGGCGGCGCGTCCCCGGATTGCGCCGCGAAGAGCTGGCGTTGTTGGCGGGCATCAGCTCTGACTACTACCTGCGGCTAGAACAAGGCCGGGACAAGAACCCGTCGGCGCAAGTTCTGGGCGCTCTGGCCCGGGCACTGCTGCTGGATGTCAAGGCCACGGAGTACCTGTACCAACTGGCCCTACCCACCGGAATCCGTTGGAAGAGCGCGGAATCGGAGCGGGTCGCGGCCGGTCTGGACCAGCTGATCGAGCAGTTCCCGATGCCGGCATTGGTGGTCAGCCGCTACCAGGATGTGTTGGCCGCCAACCCGCCGGCGTGTGCCTTGGCACCGGGATTCCGGCCCGGGCAGAACATGCTTGCGTGGCGGCTGCTGGACCCAGCTGCCCGAGACTTCTTCGTCGACTGGGATGAGGCGACTGAGGTTGCGGTCGCCGGCCTGCGGGAGGTCAACGCCGATGCGCCTGACGATCCGTGCCTGCAGCAGCTGGTTGCCGAGTTGTCGTCGGCCAGCGCGCGATTTCGCGAACTGTGGGCGCGAGGCGACGTCGGGTACAGGATCGGGGTCACGCATGTGCGCCATCCGGATGTCGGCGAGCTCTTCCTGCTGAGAAATCGGCTGAACCTGCCTCACTCCGGCGGTCAGCATGTCATAACCTTTCGTGCTGATCCTGGCAGTGACTCCGCGAGAGCTCTTGAGAAACTGCGCGAGCGGTAG
- a CDS encoding nitrilase-related carbon-nitrogen hydrolase, protein MTIVKAAAVQLSPVLYSREGTVERVVAKIDELATLGVHYAVFPETLVPYYPYFSYLQRPYDMAPEQMRLLDQAVTVPSPTTDAIGDAARRAGMVVSIGVNERDGGSIYNTQLLFDADGTLIQRRRKITPTYHERIVWGQGDGSGLRAVDSAVGRIGQLACWEHYNPLARYAMIADGEQIHAAMYPGSIFGDMFAQQTEVQARNHALESGAFVVVSTAWLNLEQQQQIATDTDSPVELFSGGCFTAIINPQGQVIGEPLRSGEGHVIADLDFAQISRRKISMDASGHYSRPELLSLNVDRTPRPHVHVTAAVDVAAADHVVE, encoded by the coding sequence ATGACCATCGTCAAAGCCGCAGCAGTTCAACTGAGCCCGGTGCTCTACAGCCGTGAAGGCACCGTCGAACGTGTCGTCGCCAAGATCGACGAGTTGGCCACGCTCGGAGTGCACTACGCCGTCTTTCCAGAGACCCTCGTGCCCTACTACCCCTACTTTTCATATCTGCAGCGGCCATACGACATGGCCCCCGAGCAGATGCGACTGCTGGATCAAGCCGTCACGGTCCCGTCGCCGACAACAGATGCCATCGGCGACGCCGCGCGACGCGCCGGCATGGTGGTCTCGATCGGAGTGAATGAACGCGACGGCGGCTCGATCTACAACACGCAGCTTCTCTTCGATGCGGACGGCACGCTGATCCAGCGGCGCCGCAAGATCACGCCGACGTACCACGAGCGGATCGTCTGGGGACAAGGTGACGGCAGTGGACTGCGTGCAGTGGACAGTGCCGTCGGACGGATCGGCCAACTGGCATGTTGGGAGCATTACAACCCACTGGCCCGTTACGCGATGATCGCGGACGGCGAGCAGATTCATGCAGCGATGTACCCGGGATCGATTTTCGGCGACATGTTCGCTCAGCAGACGGAGGTGCAGGCGCGCAACCACGCGTTGGAGTCGGGCGCATTTGTCGTGGTCTCGACTGCCTGGCTGAATCTCGAACAGCAACAACAGATTGCGACTGACACCGACAGCCCCGTAGAACTGTTTTCTGGCGGCTGCTTCACAGCAATCATCAACCCGCAAGGCCAGGTGATCGGCGAGCCACTGCGCTCCGGCGAAGGTCACGTCATCGCCGACCTCGATTTCGCGCAGATCAGTCGTCGCAAGATCTCGATGGACGCCAGTGGCCACTACAGCCGGCCGGAACTACTCAGCTTGAATGTCGACCGCACGCCCCGCCCTCACGTCCACGTGACCGCTGCTGTCGACGTGGCCGCTGCCGATCATGTCGTCGAGTAA
- a CDS encoding HNH endonuclease signature motif containing protein, translated as MSTTAMTFDVESPSPCERLDTFVVEIGELIGQRNAIDGRLVEIVAEIDRDGLWGATGARSLPALVAWKTGVSPRNAEVMVAVAHRIEEFPRCAEAMREGRLSLDQVGVVAEHAADGSDEHYAQFAESATVTQLRTAVKLEPRPDPGPKPEPERSIRKTTHEDGSTTYKIRLPKLEAAKFDAAVASHQDALVADWRRAHEDGQPSDEVPPFPNQVDGFMSLVEAGWDTDVERRPHGQHTTVVVHADLDHERAALHLGSVLTDDELRLLLCDATCEVWLEKHGQPFGAGRSTRTISRRLRRALEHRDRCCRVPGCGATRGLHAHHIIHWENGGETELHNLVLVCPYHHRLHHKRVITITGPAERLVVTDAAGRQLDGGSLARPPTTPFPDVPPCPGPTGERAQWWWYQPFEPPPTTSTN; from the coding sequence ATGTCCACCACGGCAATGACTTTCGATGTTGAGTCACCGTCGCCGTGTGAGCGTCTTGATACGTTCGTCGTGGAGATCGGGGAGTTGATCGGTCAGCGCAACGCGATCGATGGCCGGTTGGTGGAGATCGTGGCCGAGATCGATCGTGATGGGTTGTGGGGCGCCACGGGGGCGCGGTCGCTTCCTGCGTTGGTGGCGTGGAAAACCGGGGTGTCACCGCGCAATGCGGAAGTGATGGTGGCGGTTGCGCACCGGATCGAGGAATTCCCGCGCTGCGCCGAGGCGATGCGGGAAGGCCGGTTGTCGCTGGATCAGGTCGGCGTCGTCGCCGAGCATGCCGCCGACGGCTCTGATGAGCATTACGCACAGTTCGCTGAATCTGCGACGGTTACGCAGTTGCGGACCGCGGTGAAGTTGGAGCCGCGCCCAGACCCCGGGCCGAAGCCGGAGCCGGAGCGGTCGATCCGCAAGACCACGCACGAGGACGGATCCACGACATACAAGATTCGGCTGCCCAAGCTGGAGGCCGCCAAGTTCGATGCGGCGGTGGCGTCGCATCAGGATGCGTTGGTGGCGGACTGGAGGCGCGCCCACGAGGATGGGCAACCGTCCGACGAGGTGCCGCCGTTCCCGAATCAGGTGGACGGGTTCATGAGCCTGGTGGAGGCCGGCTGGGACACCGATGTGGAACGCCGTCCGCATGGGCAGCACACCACCGTGGTCGTGCACGCGGATCTCGACCATGAGCGTGCCGCATTGCATTTGGGGTCGGTGCTCACCGATGACGAACTTCGGCTGCTGTTGTGCGATGCGACGTGTGAGGTGTGGCTCGAGAAGCATGGTCAGCCGTTTGGTGCCGGTCGGTCGACGCGCACCATCAGCCGCCGGCTGCGCCGCGCTTTGGAACACCGCGACCGCTGCTGCCGGGTACCGGGGTGCGGGGCGACCCGCGGATTGCATGCGCATCACATCATTCATTGGGAGAACGGCGGGGAAACCGAGCTGCACAACCTGGTGCTGGTGTGCCCGTATCACCACCGGCTGCACCACAAGCGGGTCATCACCATCACCGGTCCGGCTGAACGGCTGGTCGTCACCGACGCCGCGGGCCGACAACTCGACGGCGGCTCCCTCGCGCGGCCACCGACGACACCGTTTCCCGATGTGCCGCCGTGCCCCGGACCGACCGGGGAACGCGCCCAATGGTGGTGGTACCAGCCCTTCGAGCCACCACCCACAACGTCGACCAACTAG
- a CDS encoding glycoside hydrolase family 6 protein, with the protein MISSAVGVVARWSAPLLAVAAVAGVGLSVDPAPRADNPAIRLVDDSNPLAGRPFYADPISKARAAAAQADPPSPELTAIANTPQAYWLDQAFPASTVGGTVAGLAGAANAAGATPVLVLYGIPHRDCGSYAAGGFGSADSYRAWIDSVAAGLGGSPAAIIVEPDALAMADCLSAGQRQERFDLIRYAVDTLTRDPAAAVYIDAGHSRWVSAETMASRLNDVGVAKARGFSLNTTNYFTTGEEIGYGEAISGLTNGAHYVIDTSRNGAGPAEGDPMYWCNPDGRALGVAPTTDTAGPHADAYLWVKRVGESDGSCGRGEPGAGTFVKSFAIDLARNAAH; encoded by the coding sequence GTGATCTCCTCAGCTGTTGGCGTTGTTGCCCGCTGGTCTGCTCCCCTCCTGGCTGTCGCCGCCGTCGCCGGCGTGGGTCTGTCCGTCGACCCGGCGCCGCGCGCCGACAACCCGGCGATCCGCCTGGTCGACGACAGCAACCCGCTGGCCGGTCGGCCCTTCTACGCCGACCCGATCTCGAAGGCTCGGGCCGCTGCCGCTCAGGCCGACCCGCCCAGCCCTGAGCTCACCGCCATTGCCAACACGCCGCAGGCCTACTGGCTGGATCAGGCGTTCCCCGCCTCGACCGTCGGCGGCACCGTCGCCGGGCTGGCAGGCGCCGCGAACGCCGCGGGCGCGACGCCCGTGCTGGTGCTGTACGGCATCCCGCACCGCGACTGCGGCAGCTACGCGGCGGGTGGCTTCGGCTCGGCCGACAGCTACCGGGCGTGGATCGACAGCGTCGCGGCAGGCCTCGGCGGCTCGCCGGCGGCGATCATCGTCGAGCCCGACGCCCTCGCCATGGCCGACTGCCTGTCCGCCGGACAGCGCCAGGAGCGCTTCGACCTGATCCGCTACGCCGTCGACACGCTGACCCGCGACCCGGCCGCGGCGGTCTACATCGACGCCGGACACTCGCGCTGGGTGAGCGCCGAGACCATGGCCTCGCGACTCAACGATGTCGGTGTCGCCAAGGCGCGCGGCTTCAGCCTCAACACGACCAACTACTTCACCACCGGTGAGGAGATCGGATACGGCGAGGCGATCTCCGGTCTGACCAACGGCGCGCACTACGTCATCGACACTTCGCGCAACGGTGCCGGGCCCGCCGAGGGCGACCCGATGTACTGGTGCAACCCTGACGGCCGTGCGCTGGGCGTCGCACCCACCACCGACACCGCCGGTCCGCACGCTGATGCGTACCTGTGGGTCAAGCGGGTCGGCGAGTCAGATGGGTCGTGCGGCCGCGGAGAGCCCGGCGCGGGCACCTTCGTGAAGTCGTTCGCGATCGACCTGGCGCGCAACGCAGCGCACTGA
- a CDS encoding MBL fold metallo-hydrolase yields MHGCGPDCADGVDAISRRTAIAASMSALLGGAALATSAGSSAAPGSAELPQHALITLGVQAGPPPVPNRTGISSALKIGDDVYQIDCGLGSLNAFTNAGLRFDQLRSLFITHLHTDHIVDYYSFFLSGGYTASPGKGAVSVYGPGPAGGLPPSEVGNPNPPTVEPANPTPGIAAMTQALHRAFAYTSNIFIRDMGTDDIQSLVNVNEVVVPPGSGYLNRAPRIDPFPVMTDDNVRVTATLVSHYDVYPAFAFRFDLLKSGVSVTFSGDTTKSDNLIALAQGTDILVHEAQFSLADGGNNSRFPPGYLVRSHTSAEQVGEVAAAAGAKHVVLSHYSPTDLPDSKWRDAIGRNYRGKITVACDGQVFAL; encoded by the coding sequence ATGCACGGGTGTGGCCCTGACTGCGCCGACGGCGTCGACGCGATTTCCCGGCGGACAGCGATCGCCGCTTCGATGTCCGCACTGCTCGGTGGCGCCGCGCTGGCGACGTCGGCCGGCAGTTCGGCGGCGCCCGGTAGCGCCGAGCTGCCGCAGCACGCGCTGATCACGCTCGGGGTCCAGGCGGGCCCACCACCGGTGCCGAACCGGACGGGCATCTCGTCGGCGCTCAAGATTGGCGACGACGTCTACCAGATCGACTGCGGCTTGGGCTCTTTGAACGCGTTCACGAACGCGGGTCTGAGATTCGACCAACTGCGCAGCCTGTTCATCACGCATCTGCACACCGATCACATCGTCGACTACTACAGCTTCTTCCTGTCCGGCGGCTACACCGCATCACCCGGAAAGGGCGCGGTGTCGGTGTACGGACCCGGCCCGGCCGGCGGTCTTCCGCCGAGCGAAGTCGGCAATCCCAATCCGCCGACCGTCGAACCGGCCAACCCCACGCCGGGAATCGCGGCCATGACGCAGGCGCTGCACCGGGCCTTCGCCTACACCAGCAACATCTTCATCCGCGACATGGGCACCGACGACATCCAGAGCCTGGTCAACGTCAACGAAGTTGTCGTGCCGCCCGGCTCCGGCTATCTGAATCGGGCGCCGCGCATCGATCCCTTCCCGGTCATGACCGATGACAATGTGCGCGTCACCGCGACCCTCGTGAGCCACTACGACGTGTACCCGGCATTCGCCTTCCGCTTCGACCTGCTGAAATCCGGTGTCTCAGTCACGTTCTCGGGTGACACCACCAAATCCGACAATCTGATCGCCCTCGCGCAGGGTACCGACATCCTGGTGCACGAAGCCCAGTTCAGCCTCGCCGACGGCGGCAACAACAGTAGGTTCCCGCCCGGCTACCTGGTCCGGTCCCACACGTCCGCCGAGCAGGTGGGTGAAGTCGCCGCGGCGGCAGGTGCCAAGCATGTTGTGTTGAGCCACTATTCGCCCACCGATCTGCCCGACTCGAAATGGCGGGACGCGATCGGCCGCAACTACCGGGGCAAGATCACCGTCGCGTGCGACGGCCAGGTCTTCGCTCTCTGA
- a CDS encoding amidohydrolase family protein, translated as MHLIALEEHYAWHPASDGNVVATWLESNNRTGFDRLYDRGPLRLEQMDAAGIDFQILSLFDPGVQEYDDAAVAVDYACRANDDLAETVRRFPDRFGGFATLATQDPDAAATELHRAVVDLGLVGALINGHTHGRYLDDPAYEPLFATAETLGVPLYLHPTTPHPAVMAAWFAPYVDQGLHLASWGFAVEAGTHALRLIYSGLFDRHPNLQMILGHLGEMLPFTAFRTDRYYGLGGSGGRLQKLPSEYLRENFHFTTSGNFSPPAMACTLAVMGADRVMFSVDYPMDDNVDGANFLASYPMDEADRRQIGYGNALRLFGDRIPRIGGAGISPADAPASSD; from the coding sequence ATGCATCTGATCGCGCTGGAAGAGCATTACGCGTGGCACCCGGCGAGTGACGGCAACGTGGTCGCGACGTGGCTGGAGTCCAACAATCGCACGGGTTTCGACCGGCTCTACGACCGCGGGCCGCTTCGGCTGGAACAGATGGATGCCGCCGGCATCGACTTCCAGATACTGTCCCTCTTCGATCCCGGTGTGCAGGAGTACGACGATGCCGCGGTCGCCGTCGACTACGCGTGCCGCGCCAACGACGATCTCGCCGAGACGGTGCGCCGGTTCCCCGACCGGTTCGGAGGCTTCGCCACACTGGCCACACAGGACCCGGACGCCGCGGCGACCGAATTGCACCGGGCTGTCGTTGATCTCGGTCTGGTGGGCGCGCTCATCAACGGCCACACTCATGGCCGCTATCTGGACGACCCCGCCTATGAGCCGTTGTTCGCCACCGCCGAGACACTCGGTGTGCCGCTTTACCTGCACCCGACCACCCCGCACCCGGCGGTGATGGCGGCCTGGTTCGCGCCGTATGTCGACCAAGGCCTGCACCTAGCGTCGTGGGGTTTCGCCGTCGAGGCGGGCACGCACGCGCTGCGGCTGATCTACTCGGGCCTTTTCGACCGACATCCGAACCTGCAGATGATCCTCGGCCACCTCGGAGAGATGCTGCCATTCACGGCTTTTCGCACCGACAGGTACTACGGACTGGGCGGATCGGGCGGCCGGCTGCAGAAGCTGCCGTCGGAATATCTGCGGGAAAACTTCCATTTCACGACGAGCGGCAACTTCTCGCCGCCGGCCATGGCGTGCACGTTGGCGGTAATGGGCGCCGACCGGGTCATGTTCTCGGTGGACTACCCCATGGACGACAACGTCGACGGGGCGAATTTCCTGGCGTCGTACCCGATGGACGAGGCGGACCGCCGCCAGATCGGTTATGGGAATGCGCTGCGGCTCTTCGGGGATCGCATTCCGAGGATCGGGGGTGCGGGGATCAGTCCCGCGGACGCGCCAGCCAGCTCAGATTGA
- a CDS encoding alpha/beta hydrolase, producing the protein MVVAPHIAIDEAVLAVMRLRPPKLPAAAAPEHLAADLDKAATMFKRRGWISKPAKYHRTPPKLNDADVLQWSTHNGPLRHESMSFASEFDARSFEPGADRWPGNGRNDTVTVRLLRRPDSSAPWVVALHGFGMGSSRFDLNVLWANHLHHKLGYNVALPISPLHGPRRDPADGQLLSLDLTSMLHGITQAVWDVRRLVSWIRSTTDAPVGLYGVSLGGYLSTVLAGLERFDAVAAALPFADPLALLTHHDPPDEYRDVIASDDARTVFQVVSPLALPTVVAPRDRTLFIAKADRLIPREQSEALADSWHAEHVRWVNAGHVGFTWTRAARGILGRRFRESLGAA; encoded by the coding sequence ATGGTCGTGGCGCCCCACATTGCCATCGACGAAGCCGTGCTCGCCGTCATGCGCCTGCGCCCGCCGAAGCTGCCCGCAGCAGCCGCACCCGAGCACCTGGCCGCCGATCTGGACAAAGCCGCCACCATGTTCAAGAGGCGAGGCTGGATCTCCAAACCAGCCAAATACCACCGCACTCCCCCGAAACTGAACGACGCCGACGTCCTGCAGTGGAGCACTCACAACGGGCCGCTGCGGCACGAGTCGATGTCCTTCGCGTCGGAATTCGACGCCCGGTCGTTCGAGCCGGGTGCGGACCGGTGGCCCGGCAACGGCCGCAACGACACCGTCACCGTCCGGCTGCTACGCCGCCCCGACTCATCGGCACCATGGGTCGTCGCCCTGCACGGTTTCGGGATGGGGTCGTCGCGCTTCGACCTGAACGTGCTGTGGGCCAACCATCTGCACCACAAGCTCGGATACAATGTGGCGCTGCCGATTTCGCCGTTGCACGGCCCGCGGCGCGACCCCGCCGATGGACAACTGCTGTCGCTCGATCTCACCTCGATGCTGCACGGCATCACGCAGGCGGTGTGGGATGTCCGCCGGTTGGTGAGCTGGATTCGCAGCACCACCGATGCCCCCGTGGGGCTGTACGGCGTCTCGCTCGGTGGGTACCTGTCCACCGTGCTCGCCGGCCTGGAACGGTTCGACGCGGTGGCCGCGGCGCTGCCGTTCGCCGATCCGCTGGCGCTGCTGACGCACCACGACCCGCCCGATGAGTACCGGGACGTGATCGCCTCCGACGACGCGCGAACCGTCTTCCAGGTCGTGTCCCCGTTGGCGCTGCCCACGGTCGTCGCACCGCGGGACCGGACGCTGTTCATCGCGAAGGCGGACCGGCTCATTCCGCGGGAACAGTCTGAGGCCCTTGCTGATTCGTGGCATGCCGAACATGTGCGATGGGTCAACGCCGGACATGTCGGGTTCACCTGGACCCGCGCGGCCCGCGGAATACTCGGACGTCGGTTCCGGGAGTCCCTGGGCGCCGCGTAG
- a CDS encoding glucose 1-dehydrogenase has product MADSDSLSDVVALVTGGSRGLGASMARHIVAGGGKVVIADVLDDEGKQLAAELGDAARYTHLDVTDRAQWDAAVALTVAEFGKITGLVNNAGISTGQFIEHEPLEHFRTVLDVNLVGVFNGIQAVIAPMRAAGGGSIVNISSAAGLMGLALTAGYGASKWAVRGLSKIAAVELGTDRIRVNSVHPGMTYTPMTAQVGIQQGEGNYPNTPMGRVGEADEIAGAVTYLLSRAASYVTGAEIAVDGGWTTGPTVKYVMGQ; this is encoded by the coding sequence ATGGCAGATTCGGATAGCTTGTCGGACGTGGTGGCACTTGTCACCGGAGGCTCACGCGGTCTCGGCGCGTCGATGGCACGGCACATCGTGGCCGGGGGCGGCAAGGTCGTCATCGCCGACGTCCTCGACGATGAGGGCAAGCAGCTGGCAGCCGAACTCGGCGACGCGGCCCGCTACACGCACCTCGACGTGACGGACCGCGCGCAGTGGGATGCGGCCGTCGCACTGACGGTCGCAGAGTTCGGCAAGATCACCGGCCTGGTCAACAACGCCGGTATCTCCACCGGCCAGTTCATCGAGCACGAACCGCTCGAGCACTTCCGCACGGTGCTCGACGTCAACCTGGTGGGCGTCTTCAACGGCATCCAGGCCGTCATCGCGCCGATGCGCGCGGCCGGCGGTGGCTCCATCGTCAACATCTCCTCGGCCGCCGGCCTGATGGGTCTGGCCCTGACCGCCGGCTACGGCGCCTCCAAGTGGGCCGTCCGCGGCCTGAGCAAGATCGCCGCCGTCGAGCTCGGTACCGACCGCATCCGGGTGAACTCCGTGCACCCCGGCATGACCTACACGCCAATGACGGCACAGGTCGGCATCCAGCAGGGCGAGGGCAACTACCCCAACACCCCGATGGGTCGCGTCGGCGAGGCCGACGAGATCGCCGGAGCGGTGACCTACCTGCTCTCGCGCGCCGCCTCGTACGTCACCGGCGCCGAGATCGCGGTCGACGGCGGCTGGACCACCGGGCCGACCGTCAAATATGTTATGGGTCAATAG
- a CDS encoding WS/DGAT/MGAT family O-acyltransferase, translating to MKRLSGMDAMFLSMEGTEWPQHTLGLMILDPSDAPGFDFEHLRDHLDRRLPYLPSFRRRIQEVPLGLDRPVWVDDPAFKLDYHIHRAALPAPGGEKELADVVGEILARQLNRNQPLWESWFVEGLEGGRIAFIAKTHHSIVDGVSGAGLSSVLCDVTPDARGPLVELPDEGEQPRHSSLELFAKGTLSAATTPPKVVQYLGQTVRNAVTTISHLRRDDPPPRPMSAPKTSFNGALSSHRSFAYTSLPMAHIKHVKNGLGVKVNDVILSVVAGALRTYLTKRDALPETPVLATVPMSTRDAGDETPGNHVHTMIASMCTDVADPVERLSAIHNGMNSAKALAEDLQAGQSIGLTDFAPPVLLNLMFKGFRAAKLEDKLPLASNLIVSNVPGPPIQLYMAGAKIEHIVPVGPLTVGMGINVTVFSYGGNVDVGIQADPDLVEDPWEILDGAKAELDRLLAASGWAEPAST from the coding sequence GTGAAGCGCTTGTCCGGCATGGATGCCATGTTCTTGTCCATGGAGGGCACTGAATGGCCACAGCACACGCTGGGGTTGATGATCCTGGATCCCAGTGACGCACCGGGATTCGACTTCGAGCATCTGCGTGATCACCTCGACCGCCGGCTGCCCTATCTGCCGTCGTTCCGCCGTCGTATCCAAGAAGTGCCGCTCGGCCTGGACCGTCCGGTGTGGGTCGACGATCCAGCGTTCAAGCTGGATTACCACATTCACCGTGCGGCACTGCCCGCTCCCGGTGGCGAGAAAGAACTGGCCGACGTCGTCGGCGAAATCCTGGCCCGCCAGCTCAACCGCAACCAGCCCCTGTGGGAAAGCTGGTTCGTCGAGGGCCTGGAAGGCGGCCGCATCGCCTTCATCGCCAAGACGCACCACTCGATCGTCGACGGTGTTTCCGGCGCCGGACTGTCGTCCGTGCTGTGCGATGTCACGCCCGACGCCAGAGGCCCCCTCGTCGAGCTGCCCGACGAAGGCGAACAGCCGCGCCACTCGAGCCTCGAGCTGTTCGCCAAAGGCACGCTCTCGGCCGCGACCACGCCACCGAAAGTCGTTCAGTACCTTGGCCAGACGGTCCGCAACGCGGTGACCACCATCAGCCACCTGCGGCGCGACGACCCGCCGCCACGCCCCATGAGCGCTCCCAAGACCAGCTTCAACGGCGCACTCAGCTCACACCGCAGCTTCGCGTACACGTCGCTGCCGATGGCGCACATCAAGCACGTCAAGAACGGTCTCGGTGTCAAGGTCAACGACGTGATCCTGAGCGTCGTGGCGGGCGCGCTGCGCACCTACCTGACCAAGCGCGACGCGCTGCCGGAGACGCCGGTGCTGGCGACCGTGCCGATGTCCACCCGCGACGCGGGCGACGAGACCCCGGGTAACCACGTGCACACCATGATCGCCTCCATGTGCACCGATGTGGCGGATCCGGTCGAGCGCCTGTCGGCCATCCACAACGGCATGAACAGCGCCAAGGCGCTGGCCGAGGACCTGCAGGCCGGCCAGTCCATCGGCCTGACCGACTTCGCGCCGCCGGTACTGCTGAACCTCATGTTCAAGGGTTTCCGCGCCGCCAAACTCGAGGACAAACTGCCGCTGGCCAGCAACCTCATCGTCTCGAACGTCCCCGGCCCGCCGATCCAGCTGTACATGGCCGGCGCCAAGATCGAGCACATCGTGCCCGTCGGTCCGCTGACCGTCGGCATGGGCATCAACGTCACCGTCTTCAGCTACGGCGGCAACGTCGACGTCGGCATCCAGGCCGATCCGGACCTCGTCGAGGACCCGTGGGAGATCCTCGACGGCGCCAAGGCCGAACTCGACCGGCTCCTCGCCGCATCCGGCTGGGCCGAACCCGCATCCACGTAG